cacggctgcggccatgactgacagctgtagtcacgaggacccacgagatctcgcgaattcacgtagaatagaaccacaaaaccaacaacagttagtttccatccagaggagtagaggggaaacagctctgtgctgtgttttcaaggtgtagtgcagggaaatatgatccgccgtgagcagggtgtattttattttgaaaattaactggatgttttattttgtttctgtgctcgacttcctgtcccgcactatctgccgtgtgctgaattgctgcggaacTAACTACAAAAAATAGAAGcgctgcgtatctgctccggagggctgcggatcgccggagctgtgccggagttggaacgcagccgttctgcagtcagtagaaatgcacacattgactttaatggaaacctaatgactctgcCTCCGTTACGCAgccggtggaaattgggggttagGTTTTGGGGTTAtgcgtccgtccgtccgtcccaTTAATTGTGACAATTTTAATGGTTACAAAAGCACTTTTCTGCCCATTATTGAACACCATAACTTAGGAACCAAAGGGGAGACATTCGGTtggatatttgtgtgtgtgtgtgtgtgtgtgtgtgtgtgtgtgtgtgtgtgtgtgtgtgtgtgtgtgtgtgtgtgtgtgtgtgtgtgtgtgtgtgtgtgtgtgtgtgtgtgtgtgtgtgtgtgtgtgtgtgtgtgtgtgtgtgtgtgtgtgtgtgtgtgtgtgtgtgtgtggcatccACGTTTTAGGAGTTGTAGCTTCTTTGCAGCAACAGCCATATTTGAAGCATTGTCTACATTCATGGCTACAACTTTGTGTTCCATCCTGTTCCTCTGGTAGTCCACCACAAGCTCATCGGTTCTGCTGATATTGAGCTTCAGGTGATTGTCGTTGCACCATGTGACAAAGCTCTCTATCAGTCCTCTGTAAAAATAGTCTCTAAGTGAACACAGCATGTTTCTCACTGGAAATGAGTCACtgaaatcatacaatgtcaatAAAGGAATCATTTCTATtttgccaaaaaaaatcttccaAGTCTTTCCTACATTATATTATACGAATCTGGACTGACGTGGATGtaactgcaacttgactggttggcaCTTGGCAGAGGCATAGATTTTTAGTATTTCAAAATAATGTGTCAAAAAGTTAAATGTCCTGTTATCTGGTGCTACTGTATTgctacatgtatttttttttttaacaaggtGAGGCGTTTGTATCTTACAGGCCTCATAGCAAAGGTGAAAGGGATGGTTCCTGCATGCTCTACAGTGGAGTATGTGCATTTTCCTCTCAAAACTctatatttatgtattgtagGTTTTAGTTGTGAATGTCTCGGCAGCCGGGAGTcttgccgttttttttttttttttttttttttttacatgagaGGGCTTCCAGCAGTGTTGTTTATACCTAATAAGTGTCGTTTTGTGCACGTCCATGAGGATTTGGGGtgtgatgtgtttttcttttttgttactaaGTAAAGGCTCTTAGTTGTTGTGAGATATTTCATTAGAGCAACCTGAGTCAGTCTGTAATGCCCTGATGCCCATCTGTGTTCTTTTTCCTCATCGCTAACTGATGACTGCCATGCCTTCCACAGGTCAGTTTTATGTGATGATGACCCCCCCTGATGTCATTCAGACAGGCACCCAGCGAACCATCGCCCCACGCACACAGTCCTACCCTGCGTGAGTATCAGCGCTATCTGTTGCTGTCCGCATTGCAGACAGCATTGATATTGCTTTCTGAGATGCAGCTATTTCTGATAACAAACCGCTGGTCAGTTCTTGTAAAACACTTTTGTTATCTTCCATGGAAGTGCCCCTCGATATAGGCCATTTGGTGGTTTTAGCAGACAAGTTGTGAATGGCTTAAAGGTGAACTTTAAAAGTGGGACAAATTGACAAAAAGGACAGGGCATAAGTAGACTTGTAACCGAGCACTGATTTTTATGAGTTAGGTTCACCGTGAGGTGAAGGTAGAATATATAGAATTTAGcagcagagaggaaaaaaaaaagtgccatcTAATCTAAATGCTAAGAGGAAGAGGCTGGCGGAAGTGGAGGGATTTAAATAGCCGGGAAACGTGCAGGGATTTTGTGTTTAGCAGAGGTGTATGCGGAGAGAAGGAGCACCAAAACCTGTTTGACTATAAGACAACTTCCCCAGCTATTTGAACTACCATAGGGCTCAGTTTATGCTGCAACATGAAATGTGACAGTAGTGGGTGTCTTCACGTTTTACAACACACTGTGTTGTTGCCCCCAGGGTGTCTATCGTCTCTCTCCTGAGTTTGCTGGGAAGGTTGTTTTCATACCAAGGATCTTTTATATTATTTGACCACTTCCTGGCTTTTATCCTTCTCCAAAAtctttgtatgttgtttatcCCTAAAATTCACAACGTGCATCATTTTAATCACGCATCAAAAGACTCCGACTCTCTCCCACTGTTAGCCACATGCTGGTGATTGCCGTGCTTAAGATAATCAGCAGTCTCACGTGAGCAAGACAAACTGAGTTATCATTTTAATGGCATGATACCAGCCTTGTTCTGGCCTACTACGGATACTTGCATAGAAAAAGACTTCTAACCAGCTTTATTTCCAATTCAGAGTTCACTTGAGTGCCAAAAGCACACAAAACTTGAGCATATGGTGCTGAGGAATGTCATTTTCTTTAAGGTCCTTGTTTGGTAATAACAAAGCACAGCAATTTGGTCACCCCAAATGAACACATGACCATTTATTGAATTTAATTAGCACTGACCTAAGTGAAAATCCCCCCCAGGCTTATTATTAACCTTCAACACATGAAACGTCATTATAGTTATTTAGCTTGAGAACCTATATGGAGTGAATACCAGTTGTTTTAAGACACAATATATTAACGCTGGTTGCTCTAGCTAGCACATAAGCTCCAATTTATCTCCTCTTTATgttatttaaaacacacacacacacgaacagaAGACCGACACCACACTATTAACTGTCTCTGCCTTTCATTTATCATTTGTCAGTTTGGGTAAAACAGTATAAGGTGTGACAACAACAATGTTAACTGCCTCTGTGTTTCTGGGAAAACTTTAGATTTCTCAAAGTTTTAGGCTCCTTTGTTGCGGGCAGCATTACGTAAAGTCGTAGATCCGCCTTAAATTTGGCAGCAGCTCTGCTGCGTTTGATGTTGCTTGATATTCACAGCGTACGACCAACTGCTTTCCAGTCAAGAGTCAAGGACAAGCTTTGTTGCGGTGTACGTCTGCATTGCCATGTGTTGAAATACAAAgtgaattgttttgttttttttcatctctcACAATGCCTATCTGCAAtatgtttgttatttttatttcctgttACATGAATACTTTATGATGACACAAGCCTCAGAGTTATATATTTAGGTGCAAACTAATTAACAGTGACATTATCGTTGACATGTgagtaaaatgaatgaaaatttcCCACCCTATCTGCCGTTCGCAGAGATGAAAACGAGCTGCTGCAGCATGAAGGTTTAAACTGGTGAGGACAGTTTGCACatttctctcacacactttttttttttttttttttcagcaaatgAACCAATGAAATTAGATCACAAGAAGAGAGAAGAAGCACACAAACCTCtgccctcctcccctctctgccCTTCCCCTCCCCTCCCATAAGTCCCCGGTGATTCTTCCTCCTCTTGATGTGTAAGACACAGATGTAGCATTCTTTTCAGTGCTGACCCCGATCCATTGTGGTTAGTTGTGCTGGTGGCAAACTTGTTTCTCCATTAGGACTTAAAACAAATTAGGTCATTGTTCTCTATCTGGAAAACAAATGGCTTGTTCACACACTTTTATTTTAGTAtcattttttaaagtgcccTCTGTTGTAGTTGTTTGAGTTTTGTTCTCATTTAGCCTAGTTTCAAATAAGTTGCAGTAATTGAGGGTTTTCTTCTTAGCTCATAcgaggtgtatatatatatatatatatatatatatatatatatatattttttttttttgcagatgtgACAGGAATACTGGGACAAATGAAGCCAATGAAAACCCTGTGTTGTCAATCTCTTCTACATAATTGTTAGCACAGAAGCGGTTAATGGCCATTAAGGCTCATCTTTGTTCATATCATCCACTGAGGGAATATCAAGCCCAAGCTGTAGTCACTTGTATGTCAATGTACACTTAACTGACTCGTTGGCCCTGTCTTGGGTGTAATACTGCAACATAATGATATGGGAGAGTGCCAACTGCATTTTCTCTTTCAAGGATCAATATAAGACTACACAAATGTAGTCCTCGTCTACACCTATGCTTTAAATTATATGGATAAAGCACTTCAGTAGCAGGGGGTTAATTTCCTGGATTTCTCTGGCAACAATAATTCTCAGGAGCACTGATATGATGTGTGCCTCTGTAACTTGTTaaaaagcaagaaaacaaaaaacacacgtTCCTATAGGCCTGTGTATTTAGTTATTcatacagtcttttttttttttttttttttttttttttttacactctcCCTAAGAGTACTGTTGGGCTTAATCCATTATACGGCTGAAATCCCATTAAGATGCGTTGAGATACAAGAGAGACTGCAGTTTGGCTTTGCCGACATATCTCAAACCGAGATATCAGCCGTCGAGTTGTGTTGATGGGTCACAAATTCACTGCTGTAGAATAAAGATGTGTCTTAGGACAGGCGAGGAGCAAGAATGACCTTACTGGACATTAATAACTTTGTGCAGGGGGTAAACAGAAATGCAGCCAACAAAGTATAGTTACATTATTGTTCTTCAAGATTGTCTTTAGCAAAGAAAGCATGTTTCTGCACTGAGTGAAGCATTAATCGTCTTCCATTAGTGAGACAGAAACATGGTTGAGATATTCAGTAGGCCACCgatatgtattgtatgtgtaaTTGGCTTGGTCATACTATGGTGGGTGGTTTGATAATTTTTCCTGTCACGTCTCAGGGACTTAATTAACAGAATACCTGAGGGGGGACCCAGACAAGAGACAGTTGTGTCATTAGCCGCAAGCCCAGACTCCAATAGACAGCAtctgtttttttaacagtgttgCAATTTAACAGCATAATAAAGCAGAGAGCTCCCTTCGGGCCACACCTGCAAAGAGGACAGCCAACCAGAATAAGAAGGTTGGACGGCTCTCAATATTCCAGTCAAAGCAGCACAGCTTCGGGGCATCAGGGCGGCAAATGCGGCCTCATATTGGCTGTGCGTCTTTCAGTATTCCTACCAAAGGCACTATACAACTTCAGTGGCTCCTTTTTTAAATAGCACACTTGTAGGGGCAAAGGCTGGGATTACAAAAGGCTTGGATGTATAGATAACGGTGAAGAATAGTTTTCAATGGTCACAGGATTCTGTGAATTTGGGGGGATTGGATGTGTTCCTTATTGTAGGGTAGCAAGAGATGGGAGCTATTGTAGCATGTTGAAAGTGTTttatttcctgtctgtctgcaggaaaATGGATGGGCCGCGAACGCCGAGAGATGAAAGGAGAAGAGCACAACATAATGAAGGTGGGTAATTAGCTATGATTGTGGCTTTTGATTTCATCAGACAGTGCAGTGTGGTGCCTAAatggagcattttttttttgttgaaaggAAATCACCAAGCCCtgtcaaaatgttctattaagaAAAGGTGGCATATGTTTACGGACAGGCCACAAGAGGGTGATGTTGAACTGTCAAAGTCTGGCAGTATCTGGCACCCATAGTGCAACCACTAAAATGACAAGATGTAGGAAATTAAATCCTGGTTCTTAAAACCAGAATTACCACTGATCTcgcaatcttaaaaaaaaaaaataaaaaaatcaggaAATACTGcttgtatttacagtacaggccaaaagtttggacacaccttctcattcaatgcgtttcctttattttcatgactatttacattgtagattctcattgaaggcatccaaactatgaatgaacacatatggaattatgtcttatattctagtttcttcaaagtagccaccctttgctctgattactgctttgcacactcttggcattctcttgatgagcttcaagaggtagtcacctgaaatggttttccaacagtcttgaaggagttcccagagatgcttagcacttgttggcccttttaccttcactctgcggtccagctcaccccaaaccatctcgattgggttcaggtccggtgactgtggaggccaggtcatctggtgcagcactccatcactccccTTCTTGGTCAAaaagcccttacacagcctggaggtgcgTTTGgagtcattgtcctgttgaaaaataaatgatggtccaactaaacgcaaaccggatgggatggcatgtcgctgcaggatgctgtggtagccatgctggttcagtatgccttcaattttgaataaatccccaacagtgtcaccagcaaagcaccatcacacctcctcctccatgcttcacggtgggaaccaggcatgtagaatccatccgttcaccttttctttgttgcacaaagacacggcggttggaaccaaagatctcaaatttggactcatcagaccaaagcccagatttccactggtctaatgtccattccttgtatttcttggcccaaacaaatctcttctgcttgttgcctctccttagcagtggtttcctagcagctacttgaccatgaaggcctgattcgcacagtctcctcttaacagttgttctagagatgtgtctgctgctagaactctgtgtggcattcatctggtctctaatctgagctgctgttaacttgcgatttctgaggctgttgactcggatgaacttatcctcagcagcagaggtgactcttggtcttcctttcctggggcggtcctcatgtgagccagtttcgttgtagcgcttgatggtttttacgactgcacttggggacacattcaaagttttcgcaattttccggactgactgaccttcatttgttaaagtaaagatggccactcgtttctctttactttgcTGATTGATTCTTGctataatatgaattctaacagttgtccaatagggctgtcggctgtgtatcaacctgacttctgcacaacacaactgatggtcccaatcccattaataagggaagaaattccactaattaaccctgacaaagcacacctgtgaagtgaaaaccatttcaggtgactacctcatgaagctcattgagagaacaccaagggtttgcagtgctttcaaaaaagcaaagggtggctactttgaggaatctaaaatataagacatgttttcagttatttcacacttttttgttaagtacataattccatatgtgttcattcatagttttgatgccttcagtgagaatctacaatgtaaatagtcatgaagataaagaaaacgcattgaatgagaaggtgtgtccaaacttttggcctgtactgtatatatattgtatagttttttatttttatttaacctcttTCTATTTAACAGTTGAAAGGCGGCGAAGAGACAAGATCAACAACTGGATTGTCACGCTCTCCAAGATCATCCCAGACTGTAATATGGACAGCACCAAGACTGGAGCAGTAAGCCTCTTCACTCTGCACTGCTGCTAACCTTTCACTGACGTTTCGGTTGTCAAATGGTCACCAATCATCTCTGTCCTTTTAGAGCAAAGGAGGCATCCTGTCGAAAGCTTGTGACTACATCCGCGAGCTGAGGCAAAGCAACCAGCGGCTGCAGGAGAGTCTGAAGGAAGTGGAGAGGATACAAGTGGACAATGAGTTGTGCAGGCAGCAGGTACGAACATCAGTGTCTGCTGTTGactacaaatattggcatcagtgACGTTTCTCGGATTTAAATAATGGGTAAAGAAGGTCTATGAATGATAATGTCAAAATCTCCGTTTGAGGTGGTTGGCTGTAGCAGATAAATAAAGTCACATATAATAAGGCAGCCGTAGTGGGCTGCATATGTGTCTGTGAAGATTGCCACTGCATTGAATCAATTCGTTTGCTTTGGAGTGCATTGCAACTTCCTTTCACTTAAGTCTCAGAAGCATGAAATCCACCTTGCCCCATATGCATCTTCATTTCTCCAAAACAGACCCCCCCGAGAGACTTCAGGCTGTGTAGCTGATCATCACAGCCTGACAAAGAGGATCAAAAGAGTTTGCGCTTATATAATGAGAAGTGTTACCTGAAATCAGCGCTTTGAGAGACTGCGGGAATAGTAGACACAGGGGCTGTGTGAGAACTAACTGCATGCTAATGCACTCAAAGTATTGTGAAATATTGCAGCTCTGAGGCTGCCACATGTCCCCATTGAATCCCAGGTCTGCGAGGCTCTCGGCAATATATTCTTATTCTGATGCTCAAAGCTCAATATCCTTTCCCCAGTCCCTCAGTGGGGGAGGCAGAGAATTCGCGATTCACCCAAGGGAAATGTAGCGAAGTTGACATACCTCAAGATTTGATTTGATGCCGTAGGTTGTGGACAGGGTTTTCCTTGCAAAGAGCTGCACATACTATTCTTTAATCCCAGGGATTGAATAGCCCTGTGTGTACATTACACACAGCCAGCACTCTCAGTCTTCAAAGGAAAAAAGTTTGGTCTGTAAACTTGGAGCTATATTTTGCTGTCACAGGGATGAAGATGTTGataatgagattttttttaattttttttcttttttctttctatagATTGAAGAGCTGAAGAATGAGAATGCTTTGCTCCGCGCGCAACTCCAGCAGCACGGCATTGAGATGGTTGGAGAGACACCGCCGCAGTGaagcagagacagaaagaacagGGAGTGGCACCCCCACTCAGACATACAACCGACACGTTGGAAAAGAAGGCGAGATGATGGAGGAGTTGTGAagaatcactttattttttagtGAATGCATCCTTCCCTGAGCTCCCAGGTGGCAAACCCCTTAACTGGCTAAATTGTGGCTGTACTTGACTgtttgaatcctattgagataaCTACCCGTTACAACTCAGTAGAAATGTGCTCCAAGGAAAGCTGCCCTCTCAACCACCATCCGAGTGCTTTACCAGCACTATGAAAGAGAACCTCACCTGAACTCATcccttattttgtatttatgtagCCTCACTCATGGACTATGATGTTTGTCATTTAATTTTGTTCCGTGTCAGTGAATttatctcccccccccccaaattaTTGATTTGGACTTAGTTTGTGCTTTCattctgttgtgtttttgagttcTGTattaatatgttgtttttagCTGCTTTAATTTATTAGTCCGCTTGCTGACCCAAGCCTTGCTGGAGACCAGTTACATTGAAGTTCATGCACCCCATTGAACCAGATTGGattttaagtgagaaaacaGGAAAGTATGCAAACCATTGTGATTCTACGGACAGAAATAATGTTAAACACGCAGCCTACCTGTACCCAAAGACAAACAAGGAGCTGTGCTGGCCGATGCTTCTGAGCTGATTTATGTAAATAGGATTTCTCGTGTGTTAATACAGATGTTACAGAATGTTAGAGCAGATTATCTCTGGGAGTAAACAATCAATAACTCATTAAATTCATGCTGACCCTTTGTCATAATAATTACCACGAAGTGTGTGCAATCTTGGAGCTTCATTTGAAAGAAATAGTGGTATACTTGAATTTGTTGGGCATTTGCTTAACGAGAAAAATAActccaaagtaaaaaaaaatcacttgtgAGGTTCCGACTGTTCAAATGCTATTTAATtgcaaattgaaatacaagtATGGAACATGAAGACTATTAAGAACCCCAGCGCGCTGGATTGTGGACTGGAGAGGGGCGCGGTGCAAATTCCAACTTTTGCCAAACTATACATAGATACtgtggtttttattttcattttttgttcatGTGTGATTTATCGGTGTCTCAATATGTGTAACAATAATCCCCACGTGTTTCATTTCAAGGTGTTTGCTCTATTTTGGTATTGCAACACTTCAAATGCAGCTCATCGCACAAGGGAGGAGGCACCCTGGAGAGCGGCACTCGAGACTCTGCTCACTATGGAAAAGCAGTACACGGAAATTCTGTGTCGCACTTTTT
This window of the Perca flavescens isolate YP-PL-M2 chromosome 6, PFLA_1.0, whole genome shotgun sequence genome carries:
- the usf2l gene encoding upstream stimulatory factor 2 isoform X2 produces the protein MDMLEQSLDSASQEKQEEEVVQTSEDGTGEEQTAVTIASVQQAAAFGDHNIQYQFRTEGGQVTYRVVQVTDHQHLEGRDDGGGAVSVVSTAAFTGAPQAVAQAVIPNPFSNGGSPAGEAVGGETRFAYFPATAVSDGTVSVQAAADPTLTQAGGQFYVMMTPPDVIQTGTQRTIAPRTQSYPAKMDGPRTPRDERRRAQHNEVERRRRDKINNWIVTLSKIIPDCNMDSTKTGASKGGILSKACDYIRELRQSNQRLQESLKEVERIQVDNELCRQQIEELKNENALLRAQLQQHGIEMVGETPPQ
- the usf2l gene encoding upstream stimulatory factor 2 isoform X1, whose product is MDMLEQSLDSASQEKQEEEVVQTSEDGTGEEQTAVTIASVQQAAAFGDHNIQYQFRTEGGQVTYRVVQVTDHQHLEGRDDGGGAVSVVSTAAFTGAPQAVAQAVIPNPFSNGGSPAGEAVGGETRFAYFPATAVSDGTVSVQAAADPTLTQAGGQFYVMMTPPDVIQTGTQRTIAPRTQSYPADENELLQHEGLNWKMDGPRTPRDERRRAQHNEVERRRRDKINNWIVTLSKIIPDCNMDSTKTGASKGGILSKACDYIRELRQSNQRLQESLKEVERIQVDNELCRQQIEELKNENALLRAQLQQHGIEMVGETPPQ
- the usf2l gene encoding upstream stimulatory factor 2 isoform X3, coding for MDMLEQSLDSASQEKQEEEVVQTSEDGTGEEQTAVTIASVQQAAAFGDHNIQYQFRTEGGQVTYRVVQVTDHQHLEGRDDGGGAAVIPNPFSNGGSPAGEAVGGETRFAYFPATAVSDGTVSVQAAADPTLTQAGGQFYVMMTPPDVIQTGTQRTIAPRTQSYPADENELLQHEGLNWKMDGPRTPRDERRRAQHNEVERRRRDKINNWIVTLSKIIPDCNMDSTKTGASKGGILSKACDYIRELRQSNQRLQESLKEVERIQVDNELCRQQIEELKNENALLRAQLQQHGIEMVGETPPQ
- the usf2l gene encoding upstream stimulatory factor 2 isoform X4 — translated: MEAIDMLNKSTSQVTYRVVQVTDHQHLEGRDDGGGAVSVVSTAAFTGAPQAVAQAVIPNPFSNGGSPAGEAVGGETRFAYFPATAVSDGTVSVQAAADPTLTQAGGQFYVMMTPPDVIQTGTQRTIAPRTQSYPADENELLQHEGLNWKMDGPRTPRDERRRAQHNEVERRRRDKINNWIVTLSKIIPDCNMDSTKTGASKGGILSKACDYIRELRQSNQRLQESLKEVERIQVDNELCRQQIEELKNENALLRAQLQQHGIEMVGETPPQ